The following coding sequences are from one Mesorhizobium onobrychidis window:
- a CDS encoding glucoamylase family protein produces the protein MVTTSAMEDDLATLQRETFDYFIREANPANGLIVDKTEANWPASIAATGLALTCYPVGVERGFMTRSAAAERTLATLRYFWNSPQGPEPDATGYRGFYYHFLDMQTGRRAWQCELSTIDSTLLLAGALAAGQYFDTEAEAEAEIRSLAEALYHRADWRWAQDGGETVTHGWTPENGFLKYRWQGYDEALLLYVLGLGSPTHPLPPSSYTAWTATFRWENCYGYDYLYAGPLFIHQLSHVWIDFRGVQDAFMRSKGSDYFENTRRATFVHQRYAVENPRGFEGYGKHCWGITASEGPGPSTLKLNGIERSFEDYVARGVPYGPDDGTLAPWAVVASLPFAPEIVRPAISFCIHQAKLKAANAYGFKAAFNPTHPGTTDNAFGWWVSPWHFGLNEGPVVLMIENDRNGLLWRLMRSCRYIRSGLQRAGFEGGWLGEFDREPTPAV, from the coding sequence ATGGTGACCACCTCTGCCATGGAAGACGATCTGGCGACCCTGCAGCGGGAGACGTTCGACTACTTCATCCGTGAGGCGAACCCCGCCAACGGTCTCATCGTGGACAAGACCGAAGCGAATTGGCCGGCAAGCATCGCGGCCACCGGCCTTGCGCTAACATGCTATCCAGTGGGCGTCGAGCGCGGATTCATGACGCGAAGCGCGGCTGCGGAACGCACCTTGGCAACGCTGCGCTACTTCTGGAACAGTCCACAAGGCCCAGAGCCGGATGCTACCGGATATCGCGGTTTCTACTATCATTTCCTGGACATGCAAACCGGCCGGCGGGCCTGGCAATGCGAGCTGTCGACGATCGACAGCACGTTGCTGCTGGCGGGCGCGCTGGCTGCGGGGCAGTATTTCGATACCGAGGCCGAAGCCGAAGCCGAGATCCGCAGCTTGGCAGAGGCGCTCTATCACCGTGCCGATTGGCGTTGGGCGCAGGATGGAGGAGAGACCGTCACCCATGGCTGGACACCCGAGAACGGGTTCCTGAAGTATCGATGGCAAGGCTATGACGAAGCGCTCTTGCTCTATGTCTTGGGACTGGGTTCGCCGACACACCCGTTGCCCCCAAGCAGCTACACTGCATGGACCGCGACCTTCCGATGGGAGAACTGTTACGGCTACGACTACCTCTATGCGGGACCGCTGTTCATCCACCAGCTTTCGCACGTATGGATCGATTTTCGCGGCGTGCAGGATGCCTTCATGCGCAGCAAGGGAAGCGACTATTTCGAGAACACCCGACGCGCCACCTTCGTCCATCAGCGTTACGCCGTCGAAAATCCGCGTGGATTCGAGGGTTACGGCAAACACTGCTGGGGCATCACCGCAAGCGAGGGTCCTGGGCCTTCCACGCTCAAGTTGAACGGCATCGAACGCAGCTTTGAGGATTATGTCGCGCGCGGCGTCCCGTACGGCCCCGACGATGGCACGCTCGCTCCGTGGGCCGTCGTGGCCTCCTTGCCGTTCGCGCCAGAAATCGTCCGACCGGCGATCAGCTTCTGCATCCACCAGGCCAAGCTCAAGGCCGCCAATGCCTATGGTTTCAAGGCGGCTTTCAATCCGACGCATCCAGGGACGACGGACAACGCCTTTGGATGGTGGGTTTCGCCCTGGCACTTTGGCCTCAACGAGGGCCCCGTCGTGCTGATGATCGAGAACGATCGCAACGGCCTCCTGTGGCGGCTGATGCGCTCGTGCCGGTACATCCGCAGCGGCCTGCAACGGGCGGGATTTGAAGGCGGCTGGTTGGGAGAGTTCGATCGGGAACCGACGCCAGCTGTTTGA